From a region of the Acanthochromis polyacanthus isolate Apoly-LR-REF ecotype Palm Island chromosome 3, KAUST_Apoly_ChrSc, whole genome shotgun sequence genome:
- the LOC110965341 gene encoding endoplasmic reticulum resident protein 27 yields MLLTLFFAFLVSSVTAKKKDSALPRLNNTEAVEAFIDSAEVVIIGFLEGEESHGYKELLEAAKQVRSVPAAICTVKEVWADYSLDSDTITLFRKADNHQENLVIADAKKLEADGLVNFISVNEIRYITEYSQVTAVGLFNSDVKSHLLVFANRGTKEYTELKKEIGAVAPEFTGKFLFVLINGAVKSNYKSLSYFGLKSQDLPRIGIYDGDSDMKWLLPEGELSAERVREFCQSFLRGELKEVEQAGSKPKTEL; encoded by the exons ATGCTGCTTACTCTATTTTTTGCCTTCCTGGTGTCTTCTGTCACTGCCAAAAAGAAAG acAGTGCCCTTCCCAGGCTGAACAACACCGAAGCTGTTGAGGCCTTCATTGACTCGGCTGAAGTGGTGATCATCGGATTCTTGGAG GGAGAGGAGAGTCACGGCtataaggaattactggaagcTGCAAAGCAAGTCCGCTCAGTTCCTGCAGCCATTTGCACAGTGAAGGAAGTGTGGGCTGACTATAGCCTCGACTCAGACACCATCACCCTCTTCAGAAAA GCAGATAACCACCAGGAGAACCTCGTCATCGCTGACGCTAAAAAGTTAGAAGCTGATGGTCTTGTGAACTTCATCTCCGTCAACGAGATTCGATACATCACAGAGTACAGCCAAGTG ACAGCTGTGGGTCTGTTCAATTCAGATGTGAAATCCCACCTCCTGGTCTTTGCCAACAGAGGAACTAAAGAATATACTGAGCTCAAGAAGGAAATAGGAGCTGTGGCCCCTGAGTTCACAGGAAAG TTCTTGTTCGTTCTGATTAATGGAGCCGTGAAGTCCAACTATAAGTCGCTTAGCTACTTTGGCCTCAAGTCACAGGATCTCCCACGAATTGGCATCTACGACGGTGACTCTGACATGAAATGGCTCCTACCTGAAGGAGAGCTTTCTGCAGAGCGAGTGCGAGAGTTCTGTCAGTCGTTCCTACGAGGAGAACTGAAG GAGGTCGAGCA